The Subtercola sp. PAMC28395 genome segment GAAGGTGTCTACCGCTGTAAGGCGTGCGGGCAGGAGCTGTTTCGCAGCGACACGAAGTTCGACTCGCACTGCGGTTGGCCCAGTTTCTATGCGCCGAAGGAATCTGACGCGGTCGAACTGATCGAAGACCGGAGCCTCGGAATGCTGCGCACGGAGGTGCGGTGCTCCAATTGCGGGTCGCACCTCGGCCACCTCTTCGACGACGCACCCCAGACACCGACGGGAGACCGGTTCTGCATGAATTCGGTTTCGCTGTCATTCGACGAGTCGGCCTGAGACCGACAGGGATTCGCGGGCGCGCGCAGGTGCACCGCGATCGAACGCAACTGCATTCAGCTACCCCGACCATGAGAGGAGCGCGTTGATGTCGGCTTTCACCAGCATGCAGCAGCGACGCTCCTCCTCACGGGTCGGAGCATCAGCCCCTGACCACGACGAAATACTGCGCCTCGTCGAGGCTGCAGGGGCTGTCGCCGACCACGGTTCGCTTCGCCCGTGGCGACTCATCGAAGTCCGGGGCAGCGCCCGGGCCCGCGTCGGCAGCGCACTCGCAGAAGCAGCAGGGGCTGACAGTGACGCCGAGCGGGCAGGATTCGTCTCCAAGGCCGAGCGCGCGCCCCTGCTGATCGCCATTGTCGCGGCACACAAGTCAAGCGAGAAGGTCACGACCTGGGAGCAGGACGCTGTGGCCGCCGGCGTCTCGCACGCGCTCTCGCTGCTGCTCGACGAGGCAGGGTGGGGAGTCATCTGGCGGACCGGCCCATTCACCCGCTCTGAACCGGTGCGGCGCGTGCACGAACTGCGGGCGAATGAAGTGCTCCTCGGCTGGCTCTACGTCGGCGAGAGGCCCGTCGGCCCCCGGGGCGTTCGTCGCACTCTCATCGACGTCGCCGATCATGTGACGGTGCTCCCGTGAATGCCGACGAGCATGAACACGTTCTGCCTGATTCCGGCACCGAGGTCGTGAGTGTCGTCAGGGGCACCCTCGCCGAGCTCGATGCGCTGGCAGTCCTCTTCGACGCGTATCGGCAGTTCTACGGGCATCCCGCAGACCTCGAAGCCGCGCGCGCCTACCTCGAGGCTCGAATGCGGGGCGACGAATCCGTGGTTCTACTCGCAATGAATGCGGGCTTACCGGTCGGATTCAGTCAGCTCTACCCCTCGTTCTGCTCGCTCGACCTCTCGCGTATCTTCGTGCTCTACGATCTCTTCGTCGACCCGTCAGCTCGTCGACTCGGGGTGGCCCGCTCACTTCTGGCTGCAGCAGAGCAGCACGGCCGGGCGGCAGGCGCGAGCCGGCTCGAGCTCTCCACCGCATGGAGCAATACCGCGGCGCAGGCGCTCTACGAGGCCGATGGCTGGATGCCTGACTCGACGTATCGCCACTACGAACTCCCGCTCCTACCGCCCGCCGTTTCAGCAGGTTGACGTTGAGCGGGCCACGCCTGTGCGTTCAGCGGCGTTCGTGCAACCCGAGGGGATTCACTGGGTCGGGGCCGAGCGACCGGGACCTGTCGAGAAGTTCTGTGACATGCGCCGCCATATATGCGGCGGCACCCGTCAGCGACCTCTCGGAGGCAACCCAGACACGAAGGCCCTGCCGGTCGCAGCCATAGGTGTAAACGCCGAAGAACTCGTAGTCACCTTCGAAGTAGCGCCGGATCCACCCGATGCAACGACCGTCATGGGCCAGGAACCAGACGTCCGCGCTCCACGGTGTGGCGGCGTAGACAGAGTGGGGCTGTGTTGCGTCGATCGTCGTAGCGGCGGTGGCGTTCACAGCACGAGACTAAGCCGACGCGCTGGCAAAACCCTGCAAGGCGGGCTGGTGTGTGCCATCAGACGAGGCCCACGGCCTGCTGGGTCGCGAAATGCTTGACTGCTGCCGGGTGGTAGTTCAGCCCGTTCGTGTGGGTCGACAGCCATTCCAGACCGACGACGGCACCCTGGGATTCGAGCTTGACGAGCCACTTCGAAATCCAGTCGTCGAGCGAGACGTCTACAGGCAACAGGCTTCGGGCGAACAGATCGCTTTCGGCGGCCTTCTCCGCGAGCGCCCTCGACGACCAGAACGGGACAGCCCGCTCGCCCCCGAGCGCCGAGACGAGAACTCCGGCATCGTCGTGAAGCAACCAGACCGTTCCGGAGGATCTCACCCGCTCGGCGAACTGCGCGCAGATCGGGTTGATCTGGTAGGCGGGGCGCATGACGCCTGAGTCAGGGAACCCAGCGGTAGCAGGGCGCCCGGCGCTGTGCCCGCGAGTCACAAGTGCGAGGTGCCGCGCCGGCAAACTCTGGGCGACACTCGAACCATCTATCACAGGACCCCTCCTAGACTCATCTTCTCACCTAGAAAACGGTCTCCGAATTCATTTGCGAGAAATAGGGTCTTAAGTCCCGGTCCGGGGGGTGCCGGTGCTGGTGCTAGTTGGCGCCTGACCCGCCGGCAACGACGTACGACCACAGTTCGCTGCTGACACCCACGTGAGCAGGAGCCGGCTGCCCTGAGCGCTCGGCTTCGCTGCGATGACCGTGTCCGAATGCGGGTGAACTCACCCAGGCCTGGAACGACTCCTCGTCGGACCACCGGGTGACGACGAGCCAGGTGTGGCGATCATCCACAGGCTTCAGGAGTTCGAAGCCCTCGAAACCCGCCTGGCCGTCAACGGCTCCGGCGCGAGCAGCGAAGCGCTGGGCGAGTTCGTCGCCACTGTCGGCTTGCACGGTGATGGCGTTGATTTTGATTACAGTCACGGGAGAGTCCTTCTGTCTGGGGCGCACGCATCGGCGCGCGGTTCCCATCGTGCCACGACGGGCTGAACGCAGGCCCTCAGAACACTGGCTGGGCGGCATCCGGATCTCCCGGATGCGAGCCTTGGGTCAGGGGCGGCGAACGCAGCGAAAGCCGATGTGGCTCATGCCGGTGTCGACCGGCTGGGGGCGACGGGCGGCCGGGCGGTAGCGCAGGCAATAGGTGTCGGCGCAGAGGAACGAACCACCCTTGACAACCCTCCGCGGAATGCGGAATTGGGGCTGCATCGGGTCGAAACTGGCCTCCTCCTCGGCGCCACGCGGGTCGATCGGAGCGCAGCAGGCGTCGACCGGCTCGGCGGCGTGACCCTGCGCGTACCAATCGTTCGTCCACTCCCACACGTTGCCCGCCGTGTCGAAGAGCCCGAACCCGTTCGCGGGGAACGAGCCCACCGGCATGGTCGACCCGTAGCCCGACTCCGCCCGCCAGGGGAACTGCCCATGCCAGTAGTTCGCGCGCTTCAGGTCGGCGCCCTCTGGCTCGTTGCCCCAGGTGAACGTCGAGCCGTCGAGGCCGCCGCGCGCGGCGTGCTCCCATTCGGCCTCGGTCGGCAGGTCTTTGCCGGCCCAGGCTGCGAAGGCCGCAGCATCCTCGTGCGCCACCTGAACGACCGGATGATCGAGCACTTCGTCGATCGTCGAACCGGGGCCGCGCGGGGTGCGCCAGCTCGCGCCCGGCGTCCACGCCCACCACTGCATGAGGTCCCGCAGGTCGACAGGGCCACTGGTGCCGGTGAAGACCAGTGAGCCCGGCGCCAGATTCTCGATCGGCGCACCGGGATAGTCGGCGGGGTCAAGAGGGCGTTCTGCCACGGTAATGTACCCGGTTGCTGCCACGAAGGCCGCGAATTCGGCGTTTGTGACCTGATGACGGTCGATGAAGATGTCGCTGACCGTCACCAGGTGGGCGGGCGCCTCCTCTGCGTAGTGGTCATCCGAACCCATGCGGAAGCTTCCTCCGGGAACGAGCACCATTGCATCGGACAACGGTGGCGTCGCCGCAACCACGATTAGTGCAGCGCCCCGTTGGTGGCGTCTTCGAGCTGGCGCAACACCGCATCCAGATTGAAGGACGCCGGTTTCTGCCGCGGCGGGAACTGCGCGAATGCGGGGATCTGAGCTGCGACGGTGGCCTGCATCTGGTACATGACCCACGCGTGGTCGAGTACCCAGTCCCAATAGGTGTTCGAGTTGTCGTCGGCCCGTTCGAAGGGATCCTGCCGAAGGCTGAAGATCTTGGGTACACGCAGTTTCACGAACGGCTCAGCCCATGCCATCAGCCGGGTCGCCCTCTGTTCAGCAAGCACCGCCTTGTAGTCGCCCATGCGGATCGCGAGGACGTCACCGTCATCGCTGATGTAGAAGAAGTAGTCACGGGGCGATTCGGCCACCTCCCCCGTGAAGTACGGGAGCATGTTCTCACCGTCGATGTGTACGGTGAACGTCTTGTCGTCGGCCGAGTGACCTTCGAGTAGTTTCGCGGTGATCTCCGGCTCTCCTGCAGCAGCCAGCAGAGTTGGCAGGAAGTCCTGGTGCGAGACGATGCCATTGAGCACACTGCCCGACGGGATCTGGCCGGGCCAGCGAACGAAACACGGCACACGCCAGCCACCCTCCCAGTTGGTGTTCTTCTCCGAGCGGAACGGGGTGATGCCCGCGTCGGGCCAGCTGTTGAAGTGCACGCCGTTGTCTGTGGAGTACATGACGATCGTGTTGTCGGCGATTCCGAGCTCGTCGAGCTTGTCGAGCATGATGCCGACGTATTCGTCGTGCGCCACCATCACGTCGGCGTACTCGCCCTGGCCGTTGCTCTTGCCCTTGTGTTCGGGTGCCGAATGGGTGCGGAAGTGCATGCCTGTGGTGTTCCACCACAGGAAGAACGGCTGCTCTGCCTCGTTCGCGTCATCGATGAACTTCAGGGCATGGTCGGTGACCTCAGAATCGAACGTCTCCATACGCTTGCGCGTGAGGGGGCCGGTGTTCTCGATCGTCTGGCCCCCGTTCCCGTCGGCCCAGGAGTGCAGTACGCCCCGAGGCCCGAACCGCTCTTTGAACGCTGGATCCTTCGGATAGCTGTCGTTCTCCGGCTCTTCTTCGGCGTTCAGATGGTAGAGGTTTCCGAAGAACTCGTCGAAACCGTGCACAGTGGGAAGAAATTCGTCTTTGTCACCCAGGTGGTTCTTGCCGAACTGGCCGGTGCGATACCCCAGCGGCTTGAGCAGCTCAGCGATGGTGGGGTCTTCGGCTTTCAGGCCGATGTCTGCCCCGGGCATCCCGACCTTGGTGAGGCCGGTGCGAATCGGGTTCTGCCCCGTGATGAAAGCTGCGCGACCGGCCGTGCAGCTCTGCTGGCCGTAGTAGTCCGTGAAGGCGACGCCCTCATTGGCGACCCGGTCGATGTTCGGGGTGCGGTAGCCCATCTGGCCGCGGCTGTTGTAGCTGATGTTCCACCAGCCGATGTCGTCGCCCCAGAGAATCAGAATGTTCGGCTTCGTGGTGGCCATGCTGGTCTCCTCTGACTCGATGCGCGGCACCCTCGCGGCGCTTTCGCTGCTCACCATACCGCTCCAGAGCACCGCCAGACACGGCGAAAGCGATGAACTTCTTGGGGCTTAGCGAGTGCGGGCCGAGTCGAGTCGAGTCGAGAAGATTGGGGCCGACACGCGCGCTGGAGCTCCAAGCGAGCATCCAGTGGATGCTCGCCGCGACGCCAGCGCTGTCGAAGCTGCGCTTCGACAGGAACAACGATCCCAGGTCGGTGCTTGGGGCCGACGACGGGACTTGAACCCGTAACCCCCGCTTTACAAGAGCGGTGCGCTACCAATTGCGCCACGTCGGCAGGTCGAACACCCCATTCTAGTCATGCACACAGCTGCCACAGCGCACGGGGCGACGACCGAGGCCGGGCAGAATCGCCCGATCCCGGTGAGCCCCAGTACTTACGAAGCCGGGGTTGGCGTGGGGGTAGCGCTCGATGACGACTGGCCGGAGACCTGCAGCACGAAGTTCGCGAACGCATTGGCATCGGTCAGTGAGCCCTGGTACTGCTGGCCGTCGACGAGAATGGTCGGCGTACCCGTGACCTTTGCAAGGGTCGAGCCAGGAAGAGGCTCGGTGGTCGCCCGAGTGGTGGAGTCGGCGACCCAGCCCTTGAAGTCCTGGTTCGTGATGCAGGAGTTGATGGTGTCGGTCGACCCCGCACCAGCCTGTTTCACGTAGCCCTGGAGCTGTGCATCCGTGAGGCCTGAGGTGTTCTCGGCTGGCTGGTTCGTGAAGAGCAGCGAGTTGAAGTCGAAGAAGTTGTTCGGCGAGTAGTTGGCGACGCAGGCTGCGGCGTTCGCCGCGCGGGTCGAGTACTTGGTACCGAGCGAGGACCGGTCGAGCAGTGAGAGTGGATGCACCTCGTACGTCGCGGCTCCCTGGGCCAGCCACTTGCCGATCTGTTCGGTGTTCGTGGTCTCGAATTGGCCGCAATAAGGGCACATGTAGTCGATGTAGACGCGGATGTCGAGAACGCCGGCGGGGTTCGCCGCGCTCGGGGTGGGCTGCTCACCGGCAGCGAGGGCCGGGGTGGTGACGGCGACATTGCCGGTCGTGATCTTGATGCCGTCACTCGCCATGTTGAGCGGGCCAGGACCCGCGGTCTTGACGGAGCTGGCGACGATCAGAACGACGCAGACGATGATGGCGACAACCACGACGCCGATGCCGCTGAACAGGATCCACCTGTTTCGGAGGTCTTTCTTGCGCTGCTCCTCACGGAGCACTTTCGCCTTTTCACGGGCGGCCTCGCGTCGCTGGTTCTTGCTCTGGCGACTGTCTTCGGGTCGGCCGTTGGTCATACGTGTTGCTCCGGAGTTCGAGAGAGAGGGAGGAGGAAGAAGTCGGGGTGGTGCGCCGCAATCGCTTGCAGCCACCAACCGATAGTAATGACTGACCCTGAGAATGCCCTAACCACGTCCTCCACAAGCGCCCAATAGACGTCGGTTTCCGCGACCGGGATCCGGATGGCCGCCCGGGCGGCACCGTGACATACTGAGAGACGGGCCACCACTGACGTTGGCTCATAGTCCATCACAACGGATCGTCCGGCACGTACCTGCCGGTGAAGGAGTAGTACAACCATGGCATCAGTCACGTTTGATCACGCAACACGGCTCTACCCGGGCTCGACCCGCGCAGCCGTCGACCAGCTGAACCTCGAAACCGCCGACGGCGAGTTCCTGGTTCTCGTCGGCCCCTCCGGCTGTGGCAAGTCCACGTCGCTCCGCATGCTGGCCGGCCTCGAAGAGGTCAACTCCGGCAACATCTTCATCGGTGACCGCAACGTCACCGATGTTCCGCCGAAAGACCGCGACATCGCCATGGTCTTCCAGAACTACGCGCTGTATCCGCACATGACCGTCGCCGAGAACATGGGCTTCGCTCTCAAGATCGCCGGCGTCAACAAAGACGAACGCGCAACCCGCGTGCTCGAAGCCGCGAAGCTGCTCGATCTCGAGCCCTACCTCGGCCGCAAGCCCAAGGCTCTCTCCGGTGGCCAGCGCCAGCGCGTCGCGATGGGCCGGGCGATCGTGCGCCAGCCCCAGGTGTTCCTGATGGACGAGCCGCTGTCGAACCTCGACGCCAAGCTGCGTGTTCAGACCAGAACGCAGATCGCCTCGCTCGTTCGCCGCCTCGGCGTCACTACGGTCTACGTCACCCACGACCAGACCGAGGCCCTCACCATGGGAGACCGCATCGCGGTTCTGAAAGACGGAGTCCTGCAGCAGGTCGGCACGCCCCGCGACCTGTACGAGAAGCCGTCCAATGTGTTCGTCGCTGGATTCATCGGCAGCCCGGCGATGAACCTGTTCGTCGCAGACGTGGTCGATGGCGGTGTGCAGTTCGGCACCTCGGTCATTCCCGTCGAGCGCGAGCTCCTCACCTCGGTGAACGCCAAGACGGTCACCATCGGCGTGCGCCCCGAAGACATCGTGGTTGCCTCGACGTTCGGCGAGGGTCTCCCGGTCGACATCGACCTGATCGAAGAGCTCGGCGCTGACGGCTACCTCTACGGCCACGCCGAGATCAACGGCAAGCGCACCGACCTCGTCACCCGTGTCGACGGTCGTGTTCACCCGAACGCCGGCGAGAAGGTTTACCTCACGGCCAAGCCCGGTCACCTCCACCTCTTCAACAACGAGAGCGGCGAGCGCATCGGCAACCGGCCCGTCGTCGCGGCATAGCCAGAAGCATCCACCACACAGGCCGAGCCTGTCGGTTTTCGTCGCATCGAGGCGAATTCCGGCAGGCTCGTTCTGTTTCACCGCTCCAGCTACGCTGGATCTACCGAGCTGAGGAGCTTTTGTGAGTGGCTCACTGAACATCACCGCCGCGACCGTCGACCCTGCACTTCTCGACCTGCCGTGGCATCTTCCGCTGGAACAATGGCCCGTCGAGAACATCGCGCTGCTTCCCAAGGGCATTTCGCGGCACCTCGTGCGATTCGCCCACCTCAGCGGCCACGTCATCGCCATCAAAGAGACCACAGACGAGATGGCCAAACGCGAGTACGCCATGCTGCGCAACCTGCAGGCACTCGACATTCCGTGCGTCGACCCACTTGCCGTCATCACGAATCGCACCGACGGCAACGACATGCCCCTCAACTCGGTGCTTGTCACGCGGCACCTCAAGTTCTCGCTGCCCTACCGTGCACTCTTCTCCCAGACCCTCCGCCCCGACACCGCCACCAGGCTGGTGGATGCTCTGGCCGTGCTGCTCGTACGCCTGCACATCATCGGATTCTTCTGGGGCGACGTCTCGCTGTCGAACACCCTTTTCCGCCGCGACGCCGGCGCCTTCGCGGCCTACCTGGTCGACGCGGAGACTGGCCAGCTCTACGGCGGGGGGCTCTCGAATGGCCAGCGCGAGAATGACCTCGAGATCGCCCGGGTGAACATCGCCGGTGAGCTGATGGACCTCGAGGCTGGCGGCCGAGTCGCCGACGAGCTCGACCCCATTCGCATCAGTGACGGGATTGTCGCCGCCTACCGGTCGCTCTGGAAGGAGCTCACCGGCTCCGAGTCGTTCTCAACCTCGGAGCGCTGGCGCATCAGCGAGCGCGTCGACCGCCTCAACGAACTCGGCTTCGACATCGAGGAACTGGCGATCAAGACCGATGAATCCGGCACGACGGTGCGCATCCAGCCGAAGGTCGTGGATGCCGGGCACCATCAGCGTCGGCTGCTGAGGCTCACCGGGCTTGACACCGGCGAGAACCAGGCCAGGCGACTGCTGAACGATCTCGACTCGTACACCCTTCGTTTCGGCCGCAAGGACTACGACGAAGAGATGCTGGCCCACGAATGGCTGGCCAAGGTATTCGAACCGGTGATGAGGGCCATCCCCCGCGAGCTCAAGGGCAAGCTCGAGCCTGCGGAAGTCTTTCACCAGTTGCTCGAACACCGCTGGTTCATGAGCCAGCAGGAGAGCCGTGACGTACCCCTCGCCGAAGCCCTGACCTCGTACATCAACGACATCCTGCGCCATCGCCGCGATGAAGCGACCGTGGTAGGGCCGCCGACCGGCCTCATCACGCTGCCCATCACCGTTCAGGCGGGCGCGGTGAGCGAGGACGACGAAGACGAAGACGACGACCCAGATGAAGACGACCAGCTCGGCACCGATCCGGCCTCACTCGAAGCCGAGCCAGACTGGCGCCTGAAGGTCTGACCAGCATCCTGGGGCCTTCGCTCGCGCCCACAGCAACACCAGTCCGAGGGTTTCGATACGGCGGTAGTGCCGCCTACTCACTCAGCGCCGGTTGAGTAGGCGCGGCCGGAGGCCGAGCCGTATCCGAACCGATCGCGTTACCCGAGGGCCCTGAGACGCGAGATCTCGTAGAGCGTCACGCTTGCAGCGATCCCCGCGTTCAGCGATTCGGTGGAGGCGCTGATCGGAATCGAAACCACGGCGTCGCAGGTCTCGGTGACGAGCCGCGACAGGCCCTTGCCTTCGCTGCCGACCACGATCACGATCGGGCCCTTGGCGAAGTCGAGTTCGGGAAGCGAGGTGTCTCCCCCGCCGTCGAGGCCGATGACGAAGGCGCCCTTCTGCTTCAACGCCTTGAGCGTCTGGGTGAGGTTGGGTGCCATCGCCACGGGCG includes the following:
- a CDS encoding DUF4032 domain-containing protein; its protein translation is MSGSLNITAATVDPALLDLPWHLPLEQWPVENIALLPKGISRHLVRFAHLSGHVIAIKETTDEMAKREYAMLRNLQALDIPCVDPLAVITNRTDGNDMPLNSVLVTRHLKFSLPYRALFSQTLRPDTATRLVDALAVLLVRLHIIGFFWGDVSLSNTLFRRDAGAFAAYLVDAETGQLYGGGLSNGQRENDLEIARVNIAGELMDLEAGGRVADELDPIRISDGIVAAYRSLWKELTGSESFSTSERWRISERVDRLNELGFDIEELAIKTDESGTTVRIQPKVVDAGHHQRRLLRLTGLDTGENQARRLLNDLDSYTLRFGRKDYDEEMLAHEWLAKVFEPVMRAIPRELKGKLEPAEVFHQLLEHRWFMSQQESRDVPLAEALTSYINDILRHRRDEATVVGPPTGLITLPITVQAGAVSEDDEDEDDDPDEDDQLGTDPASLEAEPDWRLKV
- a CDS encoding thioredoxin domain-containing protein is translated as MTNGRPEDSRQSKNQRREAAREKAKVLREEQRKKDLRNRWILFSGIGVVVVAIIVCVVLIVASSVKTAGPGPLNMASDGIKITTGNVAVTTPALAAGEQPTPSAANPAGVLDIRVYIDYMCPYCGQFETTNTEQIGKWLAQGAATYEVHPLSLLDRSSLGTKYSTRAANAAACVANYSPNNFFDFNSLLFTNQPAENTSGLTDAQLQGYVKQAGAGSTDTINSCITNQDFKGWVADSTTRATTEPLPGSTLAKVTGTPTILVDGQQYQGSLTDANAFANFVLQVSGQSSSSATPTPTPAS
- a CDS encoding DUF2750 domain-containing protein encodes the protein MRPAYQINPICAQFAERVRSSGTVWLLHDDAGVLVSALGGERAVPFWSSRALAEKAAESDLFARSLLPVDVSLDDWISKWLVKLESQGAVVGLEWLSTHTNGLNYHPAAVKHFATQQAVGLV
- a CDS encoding nitroreductase family protein; the protein is MSAFTSMQQRRSSSRVGASAPDHDEILRLVEAAGAVADHGSLRPWRLIEVRGSARARVGSALAEAAGADSDAERAGFVSKAERAPLLIAIVAAHKSSEKVTTWEQDAVAAGVSHALSLLLDEAGWGVIWRTGPFTRSEPVRRVHELRANEVLLGWLYVGERPVGPRGVRRTLIDVADHVTVLP
- a CDS encoding antibiotic biosynthesis monooxygenase codes for the protein MTVIKINAITVQADSGDELAQRFAARAGAVDGQAGFEGFELLKPVDDRHTWLVVTRWSDEESFQAWVSSPAFGHGHRSEAERSGQPAPAHVGVSSELWSYVVAGGSGAN
- a CDS encoding formylglycine-generating enzyme family protein, with product MVLVPGGSFRMGSDDHYAEEAPAHLVTVSDIFIDRHQVTNAEFAAFVAATGYITVAERPLDPADYPGAPIENLAPGSLVFTGTSGPVDLRDLMQWWAWTPGASWRTPRGPGSTIDEVLDHPVVQVAHEDAAAFAAWAGKDLPTEAEWEHAARGGLDGSTFTWGNEPEGADLKRANYWHGQFPWRAESGYGSTMPVGSFPANGFGLFDTAGNVWEWTNDWYAQGHAAEPVDACCAPIDPRGAEEEASFDPMQPQFRIPRRVVKGGSFLCADTYCLRYRPAARRPQPVDTGMSHIGFRCVRRP
- a CDS encoding arylsulfatase, with protein sequence MATTKPNILILWGDDIGWWNISYNSRGQMGYRTPNIDRVANEGVAFTDYYGQQSCTAGRAAFITGQNPIRTGLTKVGMPGADIGLKAEDPTIAELLKPLGYRTGQFGKNHLGDKDEFLPTVHGFDEFFGNLYHLNAEEEPENDSYPKDPAFKERFGPRGVLHSWADGNGGQTIENTGPLTRKRMETFDSEVTDHALKFIDDANEAEQPFFLWWNTTGMHFRTHSAPEHKGKSNGQGEYADVMVAHDEYVGIMLDKLDELGIADNTIVMYSTDNGVHFNSWPDAGITPFRSEKNTNWEGGWRVPCFVRWPGQIPSGSVLNGIVSHQDFLPTLLAAAGEPEITAKLLEGHSADDKTFTVHIDGENMLPYFTGEVAESPRDYFFYISDDGDVLAIRMGDYKAVLAEQRATRLMAWAEPFVKLRVPKIFSLRQDPFERADDNSNTYWDWVLDHAWVMYQMQATVAAQIPAFAQFPPRQKPASFNLDAVLRQLEDATNGALH
- a CDS encoding ABC transporter ATP-binding protein, whose translation is MASVTFDHATRLYPGSTRAAVDQLNLETADGEFLVLVGPSGCGKSTSLRMLAGLEEVNSGNIFIGDRNVTDVPPKDRDIAMVFQNYALYPHMTVAENMGFALKIAGVNKDERATRVLEAAKLLDLEPYLGRKPKALSGGQRQRVAMGRAIVRQPQVFLMDEPLSNLDAKLRVQTRTQIASLVRRLGVTTVYVTHDQTEALTMGDRIAVLKDGVLQQVGTPRDLYEKPSNVFVAGFIGSPAMNLFVADVVDGGVQFGTSVIPVERELLTSVNAKTVTIGVRPEDIVVASTFGEGLPVDIDLIEELGADGYLYGHAEINGKRTDLVTRVDGRVHPNAGEKVYLTAKPGHLHLFNNESGERIGNRPVVAA
- the msrB gene encoding peptide-methionine (R)-S-oxide reductase MsrB — encoded protein: MTEYEVSKTTDEWKSELSAEEFAVLRQAATERPWTGELLDEKREGVYRCKACGQELFRSDTKFDSHCGWPSFYAPKESDAVELIEDRSLGMLRTEVRCSNCGSHLGHLFDDAPQTPTGDRFCMNSVSLSFDESA
- a CDS encoding GNAT family N-acetyltransferase, with the protein product MNADEHEHVLPDSGTEVVSVVRGTLAELDALAVLFDAYRQFYGHPADLEAARAYLEARMRGDESVVLLAMNAGLPVGFSQLYPSFCSLDLSRIFVLYDLFVDPSARRLGVARSLLAAAEQHGRAAGASRLELSTAWSNTAAQALYEADGWMPDSTYRHYELPLLPPAVSAG